From the genome of Virgibacillus proomii, one region includes:
- the prli42 gene encoding stressosome-associated protein Prli42 → MAKKSKRQRRNKIIVFIMIIAMLLSTFTAALAMFI, encoded by the coding sequence ATGGCAAAAAAATCTAAACGCCAACGCAGAAATAAAATAATTGTTTTTATTATGATTATTGCTATGCTTTTATCAACTTTTACAGCAGCTTTAGCAATGTTTATATAA
- a CDS encoding DNA polymerase IV, whose translation MTHPKRGRIIFHVDMNCFYASVEMAYNPDLKGKPLAIAGNPEERKGIVVTSSYEAREKGVKTTMNVWQAKKLCPELIVMRPNFDRYRSASKALFQMLAEVTPLVQPVSIDEGYMDVTDVATKLNPIELANNLQKRILHDLNLPCSIGIAPNKFLAKMASDMKKPQGLTILRKREVPTVLWPLPIHKMYGVGEKTAAKLEAAGVYTIGDLAKKDTYILRQILGINGERLKQRANGIDMRPVDPDAVNDFKSIGNSKTLPYDTKDNKEIETLLVHLATKVDQRLKRKKVVGRSVQLMIRYHDRKTITRSKKLSSYIETKEDILRVASELLENHWNLEPIRLLGITVADLQQKHQAAQQLNLFTYEKEVEKEKLYEVMDQLAEKYGKNPFIDIETTVSDKDNYRPTTSFQKDFLDDYKL comes from the coding sequence ATGACACATCCTAAACGAGGACGGATTATTTTTCATGTCGATATGAATTGCTTTTATGCTTCAGTTGAAATGGCATATAATCCAGATCTAAAAGGAAAGCCACTAGCAATAGCCGGTAACCCTGAAGAGAGAAAAGGGATTGTCGTTACAAGCAGCTATGAAGCGCGGGAAAAAGGAGTTAAAACGACGATGAATGTATGGCAGGCTAAAAAGCTATGTCCGGAATTAATCGTGATGCGTCCAAACTTTGACCGTTACCGTTCTGCCTCTAAAGCTTTATTCCAAATGCTTGCCGAAGTTACACCACTTGTTCAACCAGTTTCCATTGATGAAGGGTATATGGATGTAACTGATGTTGCAACAAAGTTAAATCCAATTGAACTAGCAAACAATCTGCAAAAACGTATTTTACATGACTTGAATTTGCCTTGCAGTATCGGGATTGCACCAAATAAATTTTTAGCTAAAATGGCCTCTGATATGAAAAAACCTCAAGGATTAACCATTTTAAGAAAGCGTGAGGTGCCAACTGTATTATGGCCTCTGCCGATTCATAAAATGTACGGAGTAGGGGAGAAAACGGCGGCGAAATTAGAGGCTGCAGGTGTTTATACAATTGGTGATTTAGCTAAAAAGGATACGTATATATTAAGGCAAATTCTAGGGATAAATGGCGAGCGTTTAAAACAGAGAGCGAACGGTATCGATATGAGGCCGGTTGACCCAGATGCCGTCAATGATTTTAAAAGTATTGGCAACTCTAAAACATTACCATATGACACGAAGGACAATAAAGAAATTGAGACACTGCTAGTACATTTAGCGACAAAAGTAGATCAACGGTTGAAACGAAAAAAAGTGGTTGGCAGAAGCGTTCAATTAATGATTCGCTATCATGATCGAAAAACGATTACTCGTAGTAAAAAACTAAGCTCTTATATCGAAACGAAAGAAGATATTTTACGAGTAGCTAGCGAATTATTAGAAAACCATTGGAACTTAGAGCCGATCCGATTACTAGGAATCACGGTAGCGGATCTCCAACAAAAACATCAGGCAGCACAACAACTTAATTTATTTACGTATGAGAAAGAAGTGGAAAAAGAAAAATTGTATGAAGTAATGGATCAGTTAGCTGAAAAATATGGTAAGAACCCATTTATTGACATAGAAACCACCGTTTCGGACAAAGATAATTACCGCCCAACTACGAGCTTCCAAAAGGATTTTTTAGATGATTATAAATTATAA
- the mce gene encoding methylmalonyl-CoA epimerase codes for MEVKHEPFIKHVAHIGIAVRNMEETLPFYIQTLGLQVEHLEILEKEQVLIAFLSVGNSYLELLQPTTTTSTIYQFIEKHGEGIHHIALEVEGLSERIIQLNQAGIPFIDEEPRHGAKEKMVAFIHPKATNGVLVELCESRKI; via the coding sequence TTGGAAGTAAAGCACGAGCCTTTCATAAAACATGTAGCACATATTGGTATTGCTGTTCGTAACATGGAGGAAACATTGCCCTTTTATATACAAACTCTAGGATTACAGGTTGAACATTTGGAGATACTGGAGAAAGAGCAAGTATTAATTGCTTTTTTATCTGTTGGCAACAGTTATTTAGAATTACTACAGCCTACAACTACTACTTCAACTATTTATCAATTTATCGAAAAGCATGGAGAAGGAATCCATCATATTGCCCTAGAAGTGGAAGGTCTTTCGGAGCGAATTATTCAATTGAACCAAGCTGGAATACCTTTTATTGACGAAGAGCCTCGACATGGTGCCAAAGAAAAAATGGTAGCATTTATTCACCCAAAAGCAACAAATGGTGTGCTAGTTGAACTTTGTGAAAGCAGGAAAATATAG
- a CDS encoding acyl-CoA carboxylase subunit beta, whose product MDIYDKISELYEKRRKVKHGGGEEKLNNQRDKGKLTARERLAYLLDKETFIELNPFMKKRTAPTNGDGVVTGYGKINGKPVYIMAHDFTVHGGTLGEIHGKKIASVLDLAAKAKVPFISLIDSGGARIQEGVAALDAYGQIFRKNVHFSGVIPQISVILGPSAGGAVYSPVLTDFVIMVKKTAQMFITGPKIIEKVTGEIIDKEALGGAEIHNSKSGNAHFLANTETEALDLVRRLLIYLPANHQEKSKPIPFHYDITKESDLIEVVPFDCRLPYDVKQIIYLITDQASFLEVHAHFAKNIVVGFASICGRIVGIIANQPKYLAGSLDIDASDKAARFIRFCDAFQIPLVTLEDVTGFLPGVNQEHQGIIRHGAKLLYAYAEATVAKITVILRKAYGGAYVALNSKSIGADLVFSWPNAEIAVMGPEGAVSILYAKEAEKSKNSAQFLKEKITTYKERFANPYEAAQLGLVDDVIDPRETRKTIAYALEMLAHKQEEQPVKKHGNIPL is encoded by the coding sequence ATGGATATTTATGATAAAATAAGTGAGCTTTATGAAAAACGACGAAAGGTAAAACACGGAGGCGGAGAAGAAAAATTAAATAATCAACGAGACAAAGGAAAATTAACTGCACGAGAACGTCTGGCATATCTCTTAGATAAAGAGACGTTTATCGAACTAAATCCATTCATGAAGAAACGTACGGCTCCAACAAATGGTGATGGGGTAGTAACTGGATACGGGAAAATCAATGGCAAACCGGTTTATATTATGGCACATGATTTTACGGTTCACGGCGGTACACTAGGAGAAATCCATGGTAAAAAAATAGCATCCGTATTAGATTTAGCTGCAAAGGCAAAAGTTCCATTTATAAGTTTAATCGATTCAGGCGGGGCTAGAATTCAAGAAGGAGTTGCCGCTTTAGATGCATATGGACAAATATTTCGGAAGAATGTCCATTTTTCTGGAGTGATTCCACAAATTTCTGTAATTTTAGGTCCTAGTGCTGGTGGAGCAGTATATTCACCAGTGTTGACGGATTTTGTTATTATGGTGAAAAAAACGGCGCAAATGTTTATTACAGGACCCAAAATAATAGAAAAGGTTACCGGGGAGATAATAGATAAAGAAGCTCTTGGAGGAGCAGAGATTCATAATAGTAAAAGTGGAAATGCTCACTTTTTGGCAAATACAGAAACAGAGGCATTAGATCTAGTCCGGCGTTTGCTTATATATCTTCCCGCCAATCACCAAGAAAAATCAAAACCTATACCGTTTCATTATGATATTACAAAAGAAAGTGATTTAATAGAGGTAGTTCCTTTTGATTGTAGGTTGCCATACGATGTAAAGCAAATCATCTATTTGATTACGGATCAGGCTAGTTTTTTAGAAGTTCATGCACATTTTGCTAAAAATATTGTGGTTGGGTTTGCCAGCATTTGTGGAAGGATTGTAGGCATTATAGCCAACCAACCGAAATATTTAGCGGGCAGTCTTGATATTGACGCCAGTGATAAAGCTGCTCGATTTATACGCTTTTGTGATGCATTTCAAATTCCGCTTGTGACATTGGAGGATGTTACAGGCTTTTTGCCTGGGGTAAATCAAGAGCATCAAGGTATTATTCGGCATGGAGCTAAGCTGTTATACGCTTATGCGGAAGCAACAGTTGCAAAAATTACCGTCATTCTTCGTAAAGCTTATGGTGGAGCTTATGTGGCTTTAAATAGTAAATCGATTGGGGCTGATCTTGTATTTTCATGGCCGAATGCAGAAATCGCAGTAATGGGTCCAGAAGGAGCGGTCTCGATTTTATACGCTAAGGAAGCAGAAAAAAGCAAGAATTCAGCCCAGTTCCTAAAAGAAAAAATAACTACATATAAAGAGCGCTTTGCCAATCCTTATGAAGCGGCCCAGCTTGGACTAGTAGATGACGTTATTGATCCAAGGGAAACGAGAAAAACGATAGCTTATGCTTTAGAAATGTTAGCCCATAAGCAGGAGGAACAACCAGTAAAAAAACATGGCAACATTCCGCTGTGA
- a CDS encoding alpha-ketoacid dehydrogenase subunit beta, which translates to MPVMSYIQAITTALKEEMQRDENVFILGEDVGKKGGVFRATDGLHETFGEARVLDTPLAESAIVGVGIGAAMYGLRPVAEIQFADFIMPAVNQIISEAAKIRYRSNNDWNVPMTIRAPYGGGVHGALYHSQSVEAVFANQPGLKIVMPSTPYDVKGLLKAAIRDNDPVLFFEHKRAYRLLKGEVPEEDYVLPIGKADVKREGTDITVITYGLCVHFALQAAEKLAEEGIEAHILDLRTVYPLDKEAIIEAAKKTGKILLITEDNKEGSIIGEVAAIIAEHCLFDLDAPIQRLAGPDIPSMPYAPTMEKFFMINPDKVEKAMRELAEF; encoded by the coding sequence ATGCCAGTTATGTCCTATATACAAGCGATCACAACTGCTTTAAAAGAAGAAATGCAACGAGATGAAAATGTGTTTATTTTAGGAGAAGATGTTGGGAAAAAAGGCGGTGTATTTCGAGCTACCGATGGTTTACATGAAACGTTTGGCGAGGCTCGTGTGTTGGACACCCCATTAGCTGAATCAGCCATTGTTGGGGTTGGTATTGGTGCAGCAATGTATGGATTGCGGCCCGTAGCGGAAATACAATTTGCCGATTTTATTATGCCAGCAGTAAACCAGATCATTTCTGAAGCTGCTAAAATACGATATCGCTCAAATAACGATTGGAACGTGCCGATGACAATTCGTGCCCCGTATGGTGGTGGTGTACATGGAGCGCTTTATCATTCGCAATCGGTAGAAGCAGTTTTTGCCAATCAACCTGGCTTAAAAATCGTGATGCCATCTACGCCGTATGATGTGAAAGGTTTATTAAAAGCGGCAATTCGTGATAATGATCCTGTCTTATTCTTTGAACATAAACGTGCGTACCGTTTACTAAAAGGGGAAGTTCCAGAAGAAGATTATGTTCTACCAATTGGTAAAGCAGATGTAAAACGGGAAGGTACGGATATTACGGTCATAACGTATGGATTGTGTGTACATTTTGCCTTACAAGCCGCTGAAAAACTTGCTGAAGAAGGTATTGAAGCTCATATTTTAGACTTAAGAACGGTTTATCCATTAGATAAAGAAGCAATTATTGAAGCAGCTAAAAAGACTGGAAAGATTTTATTAATAACAGAAGATAATAAAGAAGGAAGTATCATTGGAGAAGTAGCAGCGATTATAGCCGAGCATTGTTTATTTGATTTAGATGCCCCTATTCAACGTCTGGCAGGTCCTGATATTCCTTCCATGCCATATGCACCGACAATGGAAAAATTCTTTATGATTAATCCAGATAAAGTTGAAAAAGCAATGCGAGAACTTGCTGAATTTTAA
- a CDS encoding BrxA/BrxB family bacilliredoxin yields MDFNIFMNDVVNAAREDIREAGYEELTTPEAVDEALSRKGTTLVMVNSVCGCAGGIARPAAANSIHYDKRPDHLVTVFAGQDKEATERAREYFEGYPPSSPSFAFLKDGKIVTMIERHDIEGHSPVDVIGKLQKIFDDHCEEM; encoded by the coding sequence ATGGATTTTAACATATTTATGAATGATGTTGTTAATGCAGCACGTGAAGACATACGTGAAGCCGGCTATGAGGAACTTACAACACCAGAAGCTGTTGATGAGGCGCTTTCTCGTAAGGGAACGACATTAGTAATGGTAAACTCTGTTTGCGGTTGTGCTGGTGGAATTGCGAGACCTGCTGCAGCCAACTCCATTCACTACGATAAGCGTCCCGATCATTTAGTTACAGTATTTGCTGGCCAGGATAAAGAGGCAACCGAAAGGGCAAGAGAATATTTTGAAGGGTATCCACCTTCTTCTCCTTCTTTCGCCTTTTTAAAAGATGGTAAGATCGTAACGATGATAGAGCGCCATGATATTGAGGGGCATAGCCCTGTCGATGTAATCGGAAAGCTACAGAAAATTTTCGATGATCATTGTGAAGAAATGTAA
- a CDS encoding M20/M25/M40 family metallo-hydrolase yields MVNEKRLVKEFLELVQIDSETGYEAKIAETLKQKFQELGLEVIEDNSKETTGHEAGNLICNWVGNKSDVESIYFTSHMDTVVPGKNIKPTIKDGYITSDGTTILGADDKAGLAAILEAIRTVNENNLPHGDIQFVITAGEESGLVGAKALDPSLLHASYGYAIDSNGEVGDIIVAAPTQAKLHVVIKGKTAHAGVAPEKGVSAITLAAKAIAKMPLGRIDEDTTANIGRFEGGKQTNIVADHVEILAEARSLVPEKMETQVAKMKEAFETTAKEFGGSAEVTVKVMYPGFKHEAGEKVVEVARKAAKAIGRESKLLHSGGGSDANIISGYGIPTVNLAVGYEEIHTTNERIKVEDLVKVTELVTAIIQEAAK; encoded by the coding sequence ATGGTTAATGAGAAAAGACTTGTGAAAGAGTTTTTAGAATTAGTTCAAATCGATTCGGAAACAGGATATGAAGCTAAAATTGCAGAGACCTTAAAACAAAAATTTCAAGAATTAGGGCTAGAAGTAATAGAAGACAATAGTAAAGAAACTACGGGTCATGAAGCTGGCAACTTGATTTGTAATTGGGTTGGAAATAAATCTGATGTGGAATCCATTTACTTTACTTCACATATGGATACGGTTGTTCCAGGGAAAAATATTAAGCCAACTATAAAAGATGGATATATTACCTCAGATGGAACTACGATATTAGGTGCTGACGATAAAGCGGGGCTGGCAGCAATTTTAGAAGCAATTCGTACAGTAAATGAAAATAATTTACCTCATGGTGATATTCAGTTTGTTATAACTGCTGGTGAAGAATCTGGGTTAGTCGGGGCAAAAGCATTAGACCCGTCGTTACTTCATGCGAGCTATGGTTATGCGATAGATAGTAATGGGGAAGTAGGGGATATTATTGTAGCTGCTCCTACACAAGCAAAGCTCCATGTAGTAATCAAAGGAAAAACAGCCCATGCAGGGGTAGCACCTGAAAAAGGGGTTTCAGCCATAACATTAGCTGCTAAAGCAATCGCCAAAATGCCATTAGGCAGAATTGATGAAGATACAACAGCTAATATTGGTCGCTTTGAAGGTGGAAAGCAGACAAATATTGTTGCAGACCATGTTGAAATTTTAGCAGAGGCAAGATCACTTGTTCCGGAAAAAATGGAGACGCAAGTAGCCAAAATGAAAGAAGCCTTTGAAACAACGGCAAAAGAGTTTGGCGGCTCTGCTGAGGTTACGGTTAAAGTAATGTATCCTGGTTTTAAGCATGAAGCAGGTGAGAAGGTTGTTGAAGTAGCTAGAAAGGCTGCTAAAGCGATTGGCAGGGAAAGTAAATTACTTCATAGTGGTGGTGGAAGTGATGCCAATATCATTTCTGGATATGGTATCCCAACAGTTAATTTAGCTGTAGGCTATGAAGAAATTCACACAACGAATGAACGAATTAAAGTAGAGGATTTGGTAAAGGTTACAGAGCTTGTTACGGCGATCATTCAAGAAGCAGCAAAATAA
- a CDS encoding dihydrolipoamide acetyltransferase family protein, whose translation MVVEKINMPQLGESVTEGTITSWLVKAGDKINKYDPIAEVMTDKVNAEVPSSYTGTIKEIVAQEGETIAVGELMCYIETETSKQQTPLETSQAEVGEIKDQNDSMLEKDKSMKKRYSPAVLKMAQEHHIDLEHVTGTGKAGRITRKDLEKLIAKGENQSTSKSVSVSATSKANSTISEPTTRQQPTAYSGDVEIPVTGVRKAIAQNMVRSKQEIPHAWMTVEVDVTDLVRLRNNIKNSFKQKEGYGITFFAFFVKAVAQALKEFPQLNSTWREDKIIQRKDINVSIAIAKEQELFVPVIRHADDKSIKGIAKAIHELAVKTRTGKLTADDMKEGTFTVNNTGSFGSIHSMGVINHPQAAILQVESIVKRPVIINDMFAARDMVNLCLSLDHRVLDGLICGQFMARVKELLESMNEETVHIY comes from the coding sequence ATGGTAGTAGAAAAAATCAATATGCCACAATTAGGGGAAAGTGTAACAGAAGGGACGATTACTTCTTGGCTTGTAAAAGCAGGGGATAAAATTAATAAATATGATCCGATTGCCGAAGTGATGACCGATAAAGTGAATGCCGAAGTACCCTCTTCGTATACTGGAACTATTAAAGAAATAGTGGCTCAAGAAGGGGAGACCATTGCTGTTGGCGAGCTGATGTGTTATATCGAAACGGAAACAAGTAAGCAACAAACACCTCTTGAAACTTCACAAGCTGAAGTAGGAGAAATAAAAGACCAAAACGATTCAATGCTAGAAAAAGACAAATCAATGAAAAAACGGTATTCACCAGCTGTTTTGAAAATGGCACAAGAGCATCATATTGACTTAGAACATGTTACTGGAACTGGTAAAGCAGGAAGAATTACGAGAAAAGATCTTGAAAAACTTATCGCTAAAGGGGAAAATCAGTCAACTAGTAAAAGTGTGTCTGTATCAGCGACGTCGAAAGCAAATTCGACTATAAGTGAACCAACTACAAGACAGCAGCCAACTGCTTATTCTGGCGACGTGGAAATCCCTGTAACAGGAGTCCGTAAAGCAATAGCACAAAATATGGTTCGTTCAAAACAGGAAATACCACATGCTTGGATGACAGTAGAAGTAGATGTTACAGATTTGGTCAGGTTACGAAATAATATAAAGAATTCTTTTAAGCAAAAAGAAGGTTATGGAATAACATTTTTCGCCTTTTTTGTCAAAGCAGTAGCACAAGCGCTAAAAGAATTCCCACAATTGAATAGCACATGGAGAGAGGACAAAATTATTCAACGAAAAGACATCAATGTATCGATCGCAATAGCAAAAGAACAGGAGTTATTTGTTCCCGTTATTCGTCATGCAGATGATAAAAGCATTAAAGGTATTGCTAAAGCGATTCACGAGCTTGCTGTCAAAACACGTACTGGGAAATTAACAGCTGACGATATGAAAGAAGGAACATTTACGGTAAATAATACAGGTTCATTTGGTTCCATTCATTCAATGGGAGTAATTAATCACCCCCAGGCTGCCATTTTGCAAGTTGAGTCAATTGTTAAGCGCCCTGTAATTATAAATGATATGTTTGCTGCAAGAGATATGGTTAATTTGTGCCTGTCTTTAGATCATCGAGTTTTAGACGGTTTAATATGTGGGCAATTTATGGCACGAGTTAAGGAACTATTAGAAAGTATGAACGAAGAGACAGTTCATATTTATTAA
- a CDS encoding aromatic acid exporter family protein, with protein sequence MKIGYRTIKTAIGTPIAIWLAQLLGVTNFVSAGILTILCIQPSRKKSFLSAWNRFLACIIASIFSIVFFHFIGYNPIILGLLLVVFIPVTVLLKITQGIATSSVIILNLYGAGYLDFKFLMDQFLLIIIGIGTGLLLNLYMPSLDRKLKEKQEELEKNFQTVLYEIALYVRNKNIDWDGKEITRIQKILDEANDLVERDKENHLLRDKHIYRDYFKMRERQFELLQRMLPLVTKLPEKYTISEKIASFFEELSNAVHPENTAIIRLEKLEKLREAFDQEDLPCTKAEFETRANLFRLLHDIEEYLILKLKYKESDVRRKAKQVEN encoded by the coding sequence GTGAAAATAGGTTATCGAACAATTAAAACCGCTATAGGAACGCCGATTGCGATTTGGCTTGCGCAGTTATTAGGTGTTACAAACTTTGTGTCTGCTGGTATTTTAACGATTTTATGTATTCAGCCTTCACGAAAAAAATCCTTTTTAAGTGCTTGGAATCGGTTTTTGGCTTGTATTATTGCATCGATTTTTTCGATTGTTTTCTTTCATTTTATCGGCTATAATCCGATCATTTTAGGTTTATTGCTGGTTGTTTTTATACCAGTAACCGTATTATTAAAAATCACCCAAGGTATCGCTACGAGTTCTGTTATTATTTTGAACTTATACGGGGCAGGGTACTTAGATTTTAAGTTTTTAATGGACCAATTTCTACTTATCATTATTGGTATTGGAACAGGTCTCTTATTAAATTTATATATGCCTAGTTTAGACAGAAAGTTAAAAGAAAAACAAGAAGAGCTTGAGAAGAATTTTCAAACAGTATTGTATGAAATTGCATTATATGTGAGAAATAAAAATATCGATTGGGACGGTAAGGAAATTACAAGGATTCAAAAAATACTTGACGAAGCAAATGATTTAGTAGAACGTGATAAGGAAAACCATCTATTACGAGATAAGCATATATATCGTGATTATTTCAAGATGCGAGAACGACAATTTGAATTATTACAACGAATGCTGCCTCTTGTTACAAAACTTCCGGAAAAGTACACTATTTCAGAAAAAATAGCTTCTTTTTTTGAAGAATTATCAAATGCTGTACATCCAGAGAATACAGCCATTATTCGTTTGGAAAAATTAGAAAAATTAAGAGAAGCGTTTGATCAAGAGGATTTACCATGTACAAAAGCAGAATTTGAAACAAGAGCAAATTTATTTAGACTGCTACATGATATAGAGGAATATTTAATTTTAAAATTAAAATATAAAGAAAGTGATGTTAGAAGAAAAGCAAAACAAGTTGAAAATTAA
- the lpdA gene encoding dihydrolipoyl dehydrogenase, with product MAEDYDLVILGGGTGGYVAAIRASQLGMKVAVVEKEKLGGTCLHRGCIPSKALLRSAEVYRQAKSAHTYGIDIEAVSLNFSQAQARKQQVVDKLYQGVHSLMNKGKIDVFKGFGRILGPSIFSPIPGTISVEYANGEENTMLIPKNVLIATGSTPNTLPGLKMDHNRIITSDDALQLTELPKSIIIVGGGVIGIEWASMLADFEVDVTVIEYAEQILPTEDHAVAKEVERLLKKKGINFVKQAQVLSDTVQVDGESVTVQAEVNGDKQEFQAEKMLLSVGRKANTTNIGLENTDIIVENGVIQTNQYYQTKESHIYAIGDVIGGMQLAHVASHEGIVAVEHMADQDPMTINYDHVPACIYSNPEVARVGLTEKQAKEQGYSLKVGKFPFQAVGKALVYGEADGFVKIIADKATDDLLGVHMVGPHVTDMISEAVLAKVLDATPWEIAHTIHPHPTLAEIVGEAALAVDGKQIHG from the coding sequence TTGGCAGAGGATTATGATTTAGTCATACTTGGTGGTGGAACGGGCGGCTATGTTGCTGCAATCCGAGCATCGCAGTTAGGAATGAAAGTAGCTGTTGTAGAAAAAGAAAAGTTAGGTGGTACTTGTTTACATCGCGGTTGCATTCCATCTAAAGCATTATTGCGTAGTGCTGAAGTATATAGACAGGCAAAATCTGCGCATACATACGGTATTGATATAGAAGCTGTATCATTAAACTTTTCGCAAGCACAAGCTAGAAAACAACAAGTGGTTGATAAGCTTTATCAAGGTGTCCATTCTTTAATGAATAAAGGGAAAATTGACGTTTTTAAAGGATTTGGGCGAATATTAGGGCCAAGTATCTTTTCTCCTATACCAGGTACGATTTCTGTAGAATATGCAAATGGTGAAGAAAATACGATGCTTATTCCTAAAAATGTGTTAATTGCGACTGGTTCTACGCCTAATACATTACCAGGTTTAAAAATGGATCATAATAGAATCATTACGTCAGATGACGCGCTGCAATTAACAGAACTGCCAAAATCAATCATTATTGTTGGGGGAGGTGTCATCGGGATTGAATGGGCCTCCATGCTAGCTGATTTTGAAGTCGATGTAACTGTTATCGAATATGCAGAACAGATTTTACCTACTGAGGATCATGCAGTTGCAAAAGAGGTCGAGAGGTTACTCAAAAAGAAGGGAATTAATTTTGTGAAACAGGCACAGGTGCTTTCAGATACGGTACAGGTAGATGGCGAAAGTGTAACTGTACAAGCAGAGGTAAATGGTGATAAGCAGGAGTTTCAAGCAGAGAAAATGCTGCTTTCGGTCGGACGAAAAGCAAACACAACTAATATTGGGCTGGAAAATACGGATATCATCGTGGAAAACGGGGTAATTCAGACTAACCAATATTATCAAACGAAGGAATCACATATATACGCCATTGGTGATGTAATCGGTGGTATGCAATTAGCACATGTGGCTTCACATGAAGGAATTGTTGCTGTAGAACATATGGCCGATCAAGACCCGATGACAATTAATTATGACCATGTTCCAGCTTGTATCTATTCCAATCCAGAGGTAGCACGAGTTGGATTAACCGAGAAGCAGGCAAAAGAGCAAGGATATTCGTTAAAAGTTGGTAAATTTCCGTTTCAAGCTGTTGGAAAAGCGCTTGTCTATGGAGAAGCAGATGGATTTGTAAAGATTATTGCTGATAAAGCAACCGATGACTTATTAGGGGTTCATATGGTAGGTCCACATGTAACGGATATGATTTCAGAAGCGGTTTTAGCCAAAGTATTAGATGCTACGCCTTGGGAGATTGCCCATACGATTCATCCGCATCCGACGCTTGCTGAGATAGTTGGAGAAGCAGCGCTTGCTGTTGATGGAAAGCAAATCCACGGTTAA
- a CDS encoding thiamine pyrophosphate-dependent dehydrogenase E1 component subunit alpha — translation MTTKRHHDLGLTDEQVLEIYRIMLLARKIDERMWLLNRAGKIPFVISCQGQEAAQVGAAFALDRKKDYVAPYYRDMGVVLAFGMTSTELMLSGFAKAEDPNSGGRQMPGHFGQKKNRILTGSSPVTTQLPHAVGVALAAKMKNDPIVSFVTLGEGSSNQGDFHEGLNFAGVHKLPVITMVENNKYAISVPIEKQIASKTVADRAQSYGMPGITVDGNDPLAVYKAVKEARERALNGDGPTLIEAITYRLTAHSSDDDDRLYRKSDEVDEARKNDSVITFNKYLKDAGILTETIEKQLNDEISQEVNEATDYAENAPYAQPEDALKHVYEE, via the coding sequence ATGACAACAAAACGCCATCATGATTTAGGACTTACAGATGAGCAAGTATTAGAAATATATCGAATCATGCTATTGGCAAGAAAAATCGACGAAAGAATGTGGTTACTAAATCGAGCGGGGAAAATACCGTTTGTTATTTCTTGTCAAGGACAAGAAGCAGCACAAGTTGGAGCTGCTTTTGCTCTTGATCGAAAAAAGGATTATGTAGCTCCTTACTATCGAGATATGGGCGTTGTGTTAGCATTTGGCATGACGTCAACAGAGTTAATGCTATCAGGGTTTGCCAAAGCTGAAGACCCTAATTCCGGCGGAAGACAGATGCCTGGTCATTTTGGGCAAAAGAAAAACCGAATTTTAACTGGGTCATCCCCGGTTACTACACAATTACCCCATGCAGTAGGTGTAGCACTAGCTGCTAAAATGAAAAATGATCCTATTGTTTCCTTTGTTACCTTAGGTGAAGGATCCTCCAATCAAGGAGACTTTCATGAAGGGTTGAATTTTGCAGGTGTGCATAAATTGCCGGTAATTACAATGGTTGAGAATAATAAATATGCTATTTCTGTTCCCATTGAAAAACAAATTGCCAGTAAAACCGTCGCTGACCGTGCTCAGTCTTATGGTATGCCCGGTATAACGGTGGACGGAAATGACCCATTAGCTGTATATAAAGCTGTAAAGGAAGCGCGAGAGCGAGCATTAAATGGAGATGGCCCAACATTGATAGAAGCAATAACGTATCGATTAACGGCTCACTCCAGTGATGATGATGATCGACTTTATCGGAAAAGCGATGAGGTCGATGAAGCACGTAAAAATGATTCTGTTATTACCTTTAATAAATACTTAAAAGATGCAGGCATACTGACAGAAACCATCGAAAAGCAACTCAATGATGAAATTAGTCAAGAAGTTAATGAAGCGACAGATTACGCTGAAAATGCTCCTTATGCACAACCAGAGGATGCGTTAAAGCATGTATATGAAGAGTAG